The Deltaproteobacteria bacterium genome segment ACCCAAAATCCAGGATTCCACCCTGATTCATCAGATAGCTCATGTCCTGGATTATATCAAAGGCTCAGGACAACAGCCCGGAACCTATAAACAGATGGGGCTGGAGACTGGAATCCCCGCTGAACATTTGGATCACTCCCAGGAATTCGGCTATTGGCTGGACTTCTTAAAAAACCATTTTAAGGTGGAACTGGATGCCGAAGATGCCATCATATCCTTTCTTTATCAAAACCAGATGCTCCTTAAGTCAGAAGAAATCAAGGCCCATGACCCGACCGCCCTTATCTTCCACTCGAAACAAATCATGGATTTTATGATAGCCCATAAGTCGGAGATCAATAACCTGATCCAAAATCGAGCCGGATATATAGGGGAACAAAGATGAAATGCAGTGACGAGTGACGGGTATCAAGAAATATAGAAGCCTCGACACCCGTCACTTCTTCAATGACATTCCCCATGAATTCCCAGGGCTTCAAAAGCCGAGAGAATCTGTTTTTCCAGTTTAACCCGTTTCTCCGGCAAGGGGAGAAATTTCAGGTCTTCCAGTTGGGAGAGGAGTTGTTTTTTAGCGGGTATGGCGGATAATCCGCAATCCAGGGTTTCTCCGGTCAAGGTATTCAGGAGGGCAGCTTCAACCCCGTTGGTAACTATGGTTAAAGGGGGTTGGTATTCTGAAAAAAGCCGGGAAAGAGATAAAGCGGCCCGTTCCCGGGCCAGGATTGAACCCGGCCCGCATTTAATTACCACCAAACGCCGGCCATTAATTCGAACCACAAAAGAAACCTTGAGTTTAAAAACCTCCCGGTCGGTTTCTAAGTCAAATGGCACCTCTTCTTCAATATCTTCCAAAAGATATCCCTTCTCTCCCAATAAAAGGCCCAGGATTTTTTGTCGGATTATCTCTTCATTAATCGTATCACAAGCCGAAGGAGTAACTACCCCTTCTCGAAATTTTTCCCCCGGACAACTATCAACCATATCCTTCTCCTCTTTGAGTTCCCCAACAGAAACTTATTATTTTTTTTGCCGGCCAACCAATGTTGATGAACATGTAAAAAGTCGCCAAAACTCGCATCACGTCATTCCAGCGAAAGCCGGAATCCAGTCTTTTCAATTTTTTCAGGACCCCGACACCTGCCCCGGACCCCGGATCAAGTCCGGGGCAGGCTCTGATCCGGGGTTCGCCGGGGTGACGACCCGGGAGACTTTTTACATAGTCATCAATGTTGATCGGCTCTAAATCCCGTCCGAACTATTATAACCACCTTTGAACCGCTTGCAAATGTTTAGATGTGGTTAAAATAGGTCGGGCATCCTGCCTGACAATAGGTTGAAATCAAAACTCTTGTGAAAAACCGGGCAACTTACACCAAGGCGCTTTGTAATCCGGCCAATATATTGGACAAGGAAACAAATTGGGCAATGGTCAAGGTTTCTCCCCGGCATTGGGGATTGGTTTGACTCAATTCCAGGGCCTTCACAATCAGGGAGACCGGAAACCGGCCATCGGCCGTTAAAGCATTTTTTATCTGCTTCCGGCGCTGGCCGAAGGCCCCATGGACAACCCATTGAAATAATTTTTCGTCTTCTATCCTTGGCGTCGGCTCCTCTCGAAAAAGGAGTTCGATAAAAGTCGAGGCGACCTTGGGCCGCGGGAAAAAAGAACTGGGGGCCAGGTGCATTAAAGACCTGATCTTGGCATAGTAGCCGATCAGGATGGCCATGACCCCATATTCTTTTGTCCCGGCTTGGGCCATAAGTCGATCGGCTACCTCTTTCTGAAGCATGACATAGGCCCCTTTCAGCAGGGGTCTATTTTCAATCAACTTAAATAAAATGGGCGTCGAAATGTGATAAGGGAGATTTCCGACCACAAAAAAAGGGGCGGCAATCCTATCGTACCATTCATTCCAGTCGGTCTTCAATATATCCTGGTGCAAAATTTCGATGTTTCTTTTACCGGATATTCTAACCTGTTCCTTCAATCGATCGGCAAGACCGGCATCAATTTCTACCGCCCAAACCCTGGCCGCCCGTTCAGCCAGGAAAAAAGTCATGGCCCCCTGGCCGGCCCCCAATTCCACTACCGAATCCGAAGCGGTCACGGCAAGGCGATCGACTAATTTCCGGGCCATAGCTGGGTTTCTCAAGAAGTTCTGACTCAGGGCCTTTAAAGGCGGAAGGGGGAGGCGATTCATGAAACGACTATGTTTTCACGG includes the following:
- the rsmA gene encoding ribosomal RNA small subunit methyltransferase A, coding for MRNPAMARKLVDRLAVTASDSVVELGAGQGAMTFFLAERAARVWAVEIDAGLADRLKEQVRISGKRNIEILHQDILKTDWNEWYDRIAAPFFVVGNLPYHISTPILFKLIENRPLLKGAYVMLQKEVADRLMAQAGTKEYGVMAILIGYYAKIRSLMHLAPSSFFPRPKVASTFIELLFREEPTPRIEDEKLFQWVVHGAFGQRRKQIKNALTADGRFPVSLIVKALELSQTNPQCRGETLTIAQFVSLSNILAGLQSALV
- a CDS encoding type I restriction enzyme HsdR N-terminal domain-containing protein translates to MVDSCPGEKFREGVVTPSACDTINEEIIRQKILGLLLGEKGYLLEDIEEEVPFDLETDREVFKLKVSFVVRINGRRLVVIKCGPGSILARERAALSLSRLFSEYQPPLTIVTNGVEAALLNTLTGETLDCGLSAIPAKKQLLSQLEDLKFLPLPEKRVKLEKQILSAFEALGIHGECH